The Methanocella sp. genome contains the following window.
CGCTAATAAGATTTTTCCATTCATATTATTAACCACGCCTCCTTAACACGGAACTGTTGATGAACTAAAAATAAAACCATTAGGCCCAAAAAACGCCAAAAATCAGCAGTTCAGGTGCTATTTAAGAAAATAAAGGCTAATTATGGGTTATTAATTGTAACAGAGCTTAAAATGGTTTTTAAATATACAATAAATTCTATAGCTGTCTCTGATATTACTCATAGCTCCGTTAAGGCTCGCCGCGAGATAAAATTAATATGCGACGCTCGCCAATCATTAATCTTGTGAAGTCGATATTCGTAAGCTCTATAACGCCCCGCAGCGGCAAGACCGTCATCACCCTCGGGCTGGCTCTTAACTCGAAGGTATTCACCGGGTTCTTCAAGCCGTTCCAGGAAAAGATGATCACGGTGAACGGCCAGCAGGTGGAGGAGGACGCCTACCTGATGCAGTCGGTCATCGATTTCGAGGCGAGCCCCGCCGAGCTCTGCCCGTTTCCCAGAGAGTCGATACCGTCGCTCACCATGGCGCAGGTAGTGGAAGCTTACGAGCGCGTAAGCAAGAATAAAGAGCTGATGATCGTGGAAGGCGTGGAGCTCATCACCGCCGGCTTCCTGTACGGCCTCTCGGGCTTCGACATCGTCGAGCGCCTGAAATCCGATATGATCCTTCTGTCGAACGTGGATCAGGAGTCGCTGGACCGGCTTGCCATGATAAAGCATTATATGGACTATCGGGGCATACCGCTCAAGGGCGTCATCCTGAATTTCTGCGACGATGTGGGCATAGAGAATTTTTTAAAGAGCAAGGGCATCCCCGTCATTGGCTCCATGCCGTATACGCCGTCCCTGACGACGCTCCACGTTTTCGAGATCGTGGAGGAGCTGAACGGCCTGGTGCTGGCCGGCAACGAGAACCTGAATAATCTGGTGGAGAAGACGATCATCGGCGCCATGAGCCGGGACTCGGCGCTGCGCTATTTCGAGCGTGTCCCCAATAAAGCGGTCATCACTGGCGGCGACCGCAACGACGTGTCGCTCGCGGCGCTGGACACCTCTATGGCCTGTCTCATTTTAACCGGCGGCCTGCTGCCCTCCCAGGAGATCATCGACCGGGCGCGGAACCTGGGCGTGCCGCTCATCTCCGTACGCGAGGATACCCTGTCGGCATCGGAAGCCATCGAGAAGCTGATCGCCCGCATCGACCCCAACGACGAGAAAAAGATCAAGCTCATAAAGGACGAAGTCGCTAAAAATATTGACGTTGGCCGCATTTTACGCTAGCCGGCCGTTCACGCGCTCTTTCACAGGGACGTGTGAATGGATTTTTGTGAACGCGTCCGTAGCAAGCATTTACTTAACAGTCAATCGCCTTAATTTATCGCACGCTCACGAAATTATTTTAAAATATTAGCGTCTAGTCAATTTACGGATTAGAAATATAAGTATAACTTGTTTTAGCCATAAATTTGCTTAATAATTCAATTTAAATCGATCAGGCTATTCACACACAAACCATTATATACCAAAAAATATGTACATATTCATTGTAAAACTGTAGCAATATGTGCTTAAGTCATAAATAACCGTAAAAAACCTCCGTTTTTCCAAAAAACTTAAATACTTAGAAGTACTAGTATGCTTTGTCGTTAAGCGGCAAAGGCTCGCAGCCCATGTGGGGGCTGCATGCTACGATTTCACCTATACATGGGGATGGATAGGATTCGTGCAGAGCGGACGACTAAATATCATCTCAAAACGGCAATGTAGGGATTGGATTGGGTTAAATAAAAACGGAAAAACGGAAAAACGCAATAACAACAAGGCAGTCGGCGGCGTGCAGTAACGGCATTGGGGTGGATTGGGCCGCTGGACTGCCTTTTTGTTTTTCCGGGCTTTGGCCCGGATAAATGGGGATGAAGCCGATGGAAATAAAAGTGAACGTGGACGAAAAAAGCGGCAAGATCACCCAGTTGACCGTTTCCGCGGACGGCGTCGACATGACGACCATCCAGAAGGCCCTGAGCTCGATCTCTAAGAACCTTGCCAGCCCCGGGGAATCCGTGGATGAGCCGGCGGCCATGGAAAAGAAGATGGCCGACCTGATGGGCGACAACTATACGATCAAGGAACGCCTCAGGCTGTTCCTCAAGTTCGAGTTCAAGAGCCTGTGGTTCACTACCGTACAGGTAAAGGAGAAGTACGAAGCGCAGTACGGTGAAGAGATCAAGACCAGCACCGTATCGACCTACCTGACGCGGCTCTACAACGAGGGCTTCCTCGAGCGGCGCGGCAACCGCGTCGAGCGTGAATACCACGTAATAGCTGTGAACGTCGAGGATAAGGCCGTGGAAAGGGCTGTACATAAGCCTGTCCAGCCTTAATTCACTTTTTGTTTACTTTTGTTTACTTTTGTTTACTATTCACTCGGATCTGTGAACCGTTGTTATTGTGAACCGGCACTTCGATCCATTCACGGCCGCGATGGGGCATGATCCACATAGCGGTCTTGTCTTGCATACACAATTCCCAAGTTGAACGATCTGCGCGTGGAAGTCATTGTACAATTCTATATCCCGGGGCAGATTCTCGGTGAAATAGCGCTGCGCTTCTTCGTAAGAGGGCTCTTTTTTAAAGATACCGTATCTCTGTAATATTCTTTTCGTATAGGCGTCGACTACGAAGATGGGCATGCCGCAGGCATAGAGCAGGATACAGTCGGCGGTCTCCTGCCCCAGGCCTTTGACCGCTAATAGCTTTTTCCTCAGCACGGCGGGCGATTCGGCGGACATCACGCTTAAATCTCCCCCATACTCCCTGTAGTAAAAGTCCATAAAATTCTTGATCTTCATCGCTTTCATGTTGTAAAACCTGGACGGCTTAATCAAAGGAGCGATTTCCTCCGCAGCGCGCTCGTTAAGCGCGAGCGGCTCGAGCATGTTCGCCCGCTTCAAGCCGTCAATTGCCTTACTGGCGTTATTCCAGGCCACATTCTGAGTAAGGATTGCGCCGATGATCACCTCGAAGGAGCTATCCGCCGGCCACCAGTTCCTGTGCCCGAACCTGTTTCGCAGCAAACGATAGATCTCCAGAAGCTCATCCCGTTTTTTATCTCTCATATTTCCCCCTGCCGATTAAATTCCAGTAGTGACGTCTGCAGGCTGACCTGGCCTTTTCCCTCTTCGACGTCGTAGCCGACGAGCCCGTCGAGGTTAATCGCATAGAGCGTGCTGCCCTTCTCGATGACCAGCGCCTGGCCTTTCACTCCCAGCACACGGCCGGAGACCGCCATGTTCTCGTGCGGCTCAAGCACGATGGGTTTCATCCAGGGCTTCTCGCGGAAATACTCGAAGTGCAAAATGCTATCGGCGTCATATCGGCCGTATATGGCTCGCAGCGTTTCTCCGTTCACCGTCTGTGAAAGCCCGTCGACCTTATTTTCGAAGGTGACGCGGTCCGGGTACTTCGCCGCCAGCTCCCGCTCTCGCTTCCTTGCCAGCTCGCCATCGGGGAAGCGTGCTATCTCCAGGCCGATATCGGCTCCCTGCTCCATCAGGCGCGTTTCCAGGCGCCGCGTCTTCGAGACGCCCACCTTTATCAGGCCAGGCGAGAAAATGGCCAGATAGACGGAATGCTCTATCGTGCAGGTCTTCTCTCGCTTCGTGCACTCGCCACGGCACATGACGCACGGGTCAGGCAGGATGCCCCCGCAGCGCTCGCAAAACGGGGCAGCGTCGCTATCACAATGTACGTATTTATCGCCCTCCCACAGGCCTGCGCAGCCGCGCTTTCGCAATATTAGGCCGATATCGTCCGATATGTCGATGGTGCCGGTATCCGTTAAAAGGGCCTTATCTATGGACGAGTAGCCGATGATCCTCATCTTATAGCTACAATAGGTCCGCCATCATTTAAAACGTTCTTCTATACCGGTTAATTTAATTGGTATTATGACTTATAGTCATATTATGATAACTCGTGAAATTGCGTATTTTGAAAAACCGGGTCCTCAAAATACCGATGATACGATACGGTTCGCCGTGAAGCGGGCGAAGGAGCTGGAGATCAAGTACGTAGTCGTGGCAAGCGTCAGCGGCGAGACGGGCGTGAAAGCGGCGAGGGCTTTCAAGGGCACGGGCGTGAAGGTCGTAGTCGTCGGCCACCACGTCGGGTTCTCAAAGCCCGGCGCCCGGGAGCTGCAGGAGCCGTATATTAAAGAGCTACAGGCGCTGGGCGCCGTCATCGTGGAGCAGACGCACGCCTTATCTGGCGTGGAGCGGTCCATCTCCCGGCGCCTGGGGGGTGTGTCCCGGGTCGAGGCAATTGCAGAAGCACTGAGGACCCTGGTCAGCGTGGGCGCCAAGGTCGCCGTCGAGTGCAGCATCATGGCGGCCGACGGGGGCCAGGTTCCGGTGGACGGCAGTACGGAGATAATCGCCATGGGGGGCACGTATCCCGGCGCCGATACGGCCTGCGTCATACTGCCGGCGCACGCGAACAATTTCTTCGATATGCAGATACGGGAGTTCATCGCCATCCCCAGAAAAAAGACGAAGGAATGAGCTGCCCTTTATCATGTTAACGCTATACGGAAACGATATAATGCAGGGGCTATCTAATGTAGCCAGAGCCAGGGGGCATGGTAGTCATCGGGCAAAAGCATGGCGAAGTCATTGAGAAATATCATCTGATCTTCAATAGCGTCCGGGATATCATACTGGTGTTCGATATGGATGGTGCCATCCTCGATGCTAACCAGGCGGCTGTAAATGCATACGGGTATTCGCTCGAGGAGCTTCTGGCCATGAACATTGATATGCTGCGTACTCCGGAGGAGCGGAAGATGCGGCGGGAGCAATGGAAGCTTTATGGCAACGGCGGCCTGTTCGAGTCGAAGTACCGGTGCAAGGACGGGACCGATTTCCCGGCGGAGATCAGCCTGCGGCGGCTGTATATGGACGGCCGCCAGGTGATGGTCGCTGTAGTCCGGGATATCACCGAGCGCCAGCAGGCTGAGGGCGAGTTACGAAGGGCGAATCGGGCGCTGCAGGCGCTCTCGAAGTGCGGCAACGCCGTTATCCACGCGGTCGACGAGACAAGTCTTTTAAGCGACGTTTGCCAGATCATCGTCGAAACGGGCGGCTACAGGATGGCCTGGATCGGCTATGCGGAGCACGACACAGCAAAGACAGTGAAGCCGGTGGCCCAGAAGGGCTACGAGTCGGGATACCTCGAAAATGTCCAGACCACATGGGCCGATAATGAATTCGGCCGGGGACCGGCGGGCACCTCTATACGTACAAAGGCTCCCCATGTCGTCCGGAACGTACTGACGGATAAGGACTTTGTAGTCTGGCGGGATGAGGCGATAAAGCGGGGCTACGCCTCCATCCTCGGCTTACCTCTCATGTCCGAAGATCGCGCCTTCGGTGCCCTCGCCATCTATTCGGACAGGACCGATGCCTTTGACCCGAGCGAAGTGATCCTATTATCGGAGCTGGCAAATAACCTCGCCTATGGCATCGTATCGCTGCGGTATCGCCTCCAGCGGAGCCAGGCTGAAAAAGCCCTGCGCAAAAGCCAGTTCATCCTGGCGAAGGCCCAGGAGATAGCCCACGTCGGCAACTGGGCATGGAACGCGCAGTCGAATGAAATGAGCTGGTCCGATGAAGTGTTCAGGATATTCGGGTTTGAGCCGGGTTCCGTCCGGCTGACGCTTGACTGGTATCTATCACGCATCGATCCGGAAGACAGGGAAAAGGTCGAGGAGTTCGTACGCATGATCCGTGACGGGAATAAGCTGGGCAGCATCGATTATCGGATACTGCTGCCGGACGGCTCCATAAGGTATATAACAAGCGTTTCCGATAAGATCGTGCGGGGCCCGGACGGCTTAGTGAAATGGGTCTACGGCATTAACCAGGACATCACGGAGCGCAAGCTTGCCGAGGTCGAGATAAAAGAGGCAAAGGACCAGGCTGAGCTCTATATCGACCTCATGGGGCATGACATCAATAACATGAACCTGATCGGCATGAGCTATCTTGAGCTCGCTTTCCAGGCGCTGGAGCTGGAAGGAAGCCTGGGCCCGCAATACCGGACTTTTATCGAGAAGCCCTATGAGGCATTTAAAAATAGCTCCCGGCTTATCGATAACGTGATCAAGCTCCGGCAGGCAAGGGCCCATGACATCAGGATGGAAGTGCTCGACCTTGGAAGAATACTGGATGAAGTGAAGGCGAGATATTCCCAGGTCCCCGAGAGGAGCGTCACCTTAAATGCCCATTACAGCCACGTCCGGCGGTATCCGGTCATGGCCAATACGCTGCTCGTCGATGTTTTCGAGAATCTGATCGGCAATGCGATCAAGCATTCGGAGGGGGCTCTCACCATTGACATCCGCATGGATTCCCGGAAGGAAGGGGATGCCTGGTACTACGCGGTGACGATCGAGGATAACGGGCCCGGTATACCAGACGACATGAAGGCCAACCTGTTCACGCGCTTCCGCCGCGGCAAGACGAAGGCAAAGGGCATGGGGCTGGGCCTATTCCTCGTAAAGATGCTCGTGGAAAGCTTTAACGGTAAGATCTGGATGGAAGACCGGATACCCGGCGACTTCGGAAAGGGAAGCAGGTTTGTCGTAATGCTCAAGGCTATCAATGAATAAATGATTTATAGGGCATGCATACTTGTCATATGCGTCGTGGTGACCGGATGACCGACGTTTTCGAGATAACGAACAAAGACCTTTTAGGCCGAACGGGCAGGCTATACACGCCGCACGGCGTGGTCGAGACGCCCACAGTCATGCCCGTTATCAACCCGAACCTACGGCTGATCGAGCCGAAGGAGCTGAAGCGCTACGGGGCGCAGATGCTCATCACGAACTCCTATATTATTTTTAAAAGCGAGCGCTGGCACGACAAAGCCCTGAAGGACGGCCTCCACGCCATGCTCGATTTCGACGGCCCCATCATGACCGACTCCGGAGCATTCCAGCTTTCGGTATACGGGTCCGTAGAAGTCACTAACGAGTCCATCATTTCATTCGAGCGGGACATCGGCACCGATATCGGCGTGCCGCTGGACATACCCACTCCGCCCGACGTGCCGTTCGGCCGTGCAAGGGATGAGCTCGATATCACGCTGGAGCGGCTCGCTGTCGCCAGGGAATACTCGGGCAAGATGATGCTCGCCGGCCCCGTGCAGGGCTCGACCTACCCGGACCTGAGGGAAGAGGCGGGTCGCAGGGTCTACGCCATGGATTTTGATATCTATCCGCTGGGGGCGGTCGTGCCCCTGATGGAGGCATACCGGTATAGAGACCTGGTCGACGTGGTCATACGCAGTAAGATGGGACTGGGGCCCGCCGCGCCCGTCCATCTCTTCGGCGCCGGCCACCCCATGATGCTGGCGCTCGCCGTAGCGCTGGGCTGCGACCTCTTCGATTCTGCCGCCTACGCATTGTACGCGAAGGACGGCCGGTACATGACCGTCGATGGCACCTATCACCTTAGCCAGCTCCAGCATCTGCCGTGCAGCTGTCCGGTCTGCTCGGGCTACTCGGTAAAAGAGCTGATGGAGCTGGACGAAAAGACGAGGACGGGGCTTCTTGCAGAGCACAATCTCTACGCCACGTTCGCCGAGCTGCGGCTCATCAGGCAGAGCATCGCCGACGGCGACCTGATGGAGCTGGTCGAGCGGCGCTGCCGGAGCCACCCGAAGATGCTGTCCGGCCTCAAGCGCATGATGGACTACTCGCCTTACATCGAGAAATCCGACCCGGCAACCAAGTCCACGTTCTTTTATCTGGGCCCGGAGTCCTGCCGCCGGCCCGAGGTCTACAGGCATAATGAGCTGCTCAATAATCTCCAGGTCAAGGGCAAGGCGCTCATCACGACGAGCAGGAGTATTGATCGATCCGGCTATGACAATGTCTTTTACGTGAAGGTGCCCTTCGGTGTCTACCCCGATGCCCTGGGCGAAACCTATCCCATCGGGCAATCCGAGAATATCGACGAGCTCGAATGCGAGGCCCGGGACGCCACGCTGGAGAACGTGCTGGGGTTCATTATCGGGCATAGTGAGGCCGAATTTACCTTCGCCTTCACGCCTTCCTGGGAAAGCCCCGTCATCGCCCGTATCGGGGAGGTGGCCCGTGTCGCCAGGCTCGAATAATTAGAGATAAGCCAAATTTATTCTATTTTTATAGACAAGAATGTATATATGCCTTGCCTGCACACCATTTCATTAAAAAGGGATGGGTAGTGAATGGGTATGGAAGAGACAATACTCATTGACGGCATTAACGTAAGCTATCGCGTCGAAGGGAAGTGCGAGCCTTTAATCCTATTGCACGGCATGGCGTTCTCCCACGACGTCTGGGATAAGACAATCCGGCAGGCATCGAAGTTTTTCACGATATACGCGCCAGACCTGCCCGGGTTTGGCTGTTCCGATAAGCCTGACGTGTCGTATGGCCTTGACTTTTATGTCGAATTCCTGAAAAAGTTCGCCGACACGCTGAAGATCCATAAGTGCTTTATCGCCGGCATGTCCATGGGCGGCGAGATCGCCGCGGCCTTTGCTGCGAGGTACCCGGACCGGGTGGACCGGCTGGTCATCGTCGACGCGAACGGCTTTTCTCCGCTGATCAAGGGCATCCGCACGCTTACCGTGCTCGGCTCTCCTCTCTACATCCGGATGTTCAACAGCAGGAGCATGCTTAAGAATTATATGGCGAACATGCTTTACGATACAAAAGCGCTCGACGAGGAGCTTATCGACAAGGAGTGGGCACGCATGCGGGACCCCGCATACCGGGCTTCACTGTCGAAGAACTCGAAGTACCTGTCGACGGTCGACGAGGCATTTCCCGGGCTCATCCGGGGCATCAAGGCCAGGACGCTCATTATCTGGGGAAAGGACGATACTATACTGCCCGTCGATGACGCCTATAAGTTCATGGAATCCATCCCGGGCTCCGAGGTCATCCTGATCGAGAGATGCGGCCATGCGCCCGTCCTGGAAAAGAACGAGGCCTTCAATAAAGCGCTCCTCTCTTTCCTGGCGCAGGTCAACATGTACTATGAGGCCGTGGCGAAGTAACCCCTCGGCCCTTCGACCAAAAACTACTTTTTTAACTTTGTACATTAATTTAGTCATATTTGGTGTTTCCATGTCCGATCTCTTCGACCTGAAAGTTGGGTATGTAACCTTTAAGAACCCGGTGGCCGTGGCATCGATGGCCGGTGTTACCGACAGCGATTTCTTCGGCAATTTTCCGGATGCGGGCTTATACTTTTTAGGCGGCTATAGCCTGGACGAGGCCACGATGGACGCGTCCCGGGAAATGGTCAGGCGGGGACGGAAGGAATTCGTGTCCGACGACATCTTCGCTCTCATCGAGTCCGAGCTCAAGAAAGTCTCGGGTAAAGGTGTGGCCATCGGCATTAACGTGCGTGCCACGTCTCCGGAGCCTTTCATCAGGGCGGCAGAGCTGGCAAAAAAATATGGCGCTATCCTGGAGATCAACGGCCATTGCCGGCAGGAAGAGATGGGCGCAATTAACGCCGGCGAAGCCATGCTCAAGGACCGCATCGCCCTGGCCCGCCTGGTATCGGAAGTTAAAAAGACTGGCGCCGTGATATCGCTGAAAATGCGCTCGGGTATCGTGGACGACGTTAAGCTGGCCCGAATCCTGGAAAAAGCCGGCCTGGACATACTCCACGTCGACGCCATGGGCGTGAAGGGCGCCAACCTGAACGTCATAAAGAAGCTGCGGGATTCCACGAGCCTCTTTATCATCGGCAATAACTCTATTACGAATTATGAGACGGCGCAGGCCATGTATTCGGCCGGCGCGGACATGATCTCGGTGGCCCGGGCCGCCATGGCGAACCCGAAGCTCATCAAGGGCCTCGTCTCGTATACAGGGGATCAGCAGAAGCAGACCGGCTGGTACAACGCCCCGTCGCACATCTGCCGCGGCGGCGACCTTCGGGGGCTCACGTGGTGCTGTCCGCCCATCAAGGAGTGCCCGGTCCACGGCGCGCTCGCCCGCGCCAACCTCAGCCCGGAGAAGTTCGCCAGAATAAAATTGAAATTCGGCGAGGGCACGAAGCTGGAAAAGGGCAGCACGACGTGCTTCGGCAGCATGGTCTGGTGCTGCAAGTTCAATAAGCCCTGCTATTTAAGAGAGGACTCCATGGCCGAGAACAAGCTCGACTACAAGGAATACACGGCCCTAAAAAAGAAACTGTCGGAAGAGATCATCAGGAATATTGATAAGGAAAAAGTCGTCACTTGATTATAGGTATTTATGGCCAGCCATTTTACCCCTTCCTATATTGCCCGCTGTGCCGTGCTATCCATGATTCTCGAGGTCTCGGGCACCCCCAAGCCAGGTAACATCGACCGGGACCACGACTACGTGGGCACGAAATACGAGGATTTCCTGGCTTCGGCGGTGGGCGTGTACCCGGTCATGGAAAAAGCCTGCAATGAAGGCGGCATTGGCTCTCTTATTCTCGAGGCGTCGGGCGAGAGCGTGCTCTGGCAGGGCGGGGGCAACACGCATTTCGGCGCCTACATTCTCCTCTTTCCCTTAATAAAAGCCGCCATGCGCGGGCCCGTCGACCTCTTAAGGGATAACGCCATCGAGATCGTAAAGGAGACAACCATCGAGGACGCGGTCGATTTCTACCGGGCTTTTTCCATGGTCGATGTCCGCATGAAGGATAAGGAGGGCC
Protein-coding sequences here:
- a CDS encoding DRTGG domain-containing protein encodes the protein MKSIFVSSITPRSGKTVITLGLALNSKVFTGFFKPFQEKMITVNGQQVEEDAYLMQSVIDFEASPAELCPFPRESIPSLTMAQVVEAYERVSKNKELMIVEGVELITAGFLYGLSGFDIVERLKSDMILLSNVDQESLDRLAMIKHYMDYRGIPLKGVILNFCDDVGIENFLKSKGIPVIGSMPYTPSLTTLHVFEIVEELNGLVLAGNENLNNLVEKTIIGAMSRDSALRYFERVPNKAVITGGDRNDVSLAALDTSMACLILTGGLLPSQEIIDRARNLGVPLISVREDTLSASEAIEKLIARIDPNDEKKIKLIKDEVAKNIDVGRILR
- a CDS encoding methanogenesis marker 9 domain-containing protein, with the protein product MSDLFDLKVGYVTFKNPVAVASMAGVTDSDFFGNFPDAGLYFLGGYSLDEATMDASREMVRRGRKEFVSDDIFALIESELKKVSGKGVAIGINVRATSPEPFIRAAELAKKYGAILEINGHCRQEEMGAINAGEAMLKDRIALARLVSEVKKTGAVISLKMRSGIVDDVKLARILEKAGLDILHVDAMGVKGANLNVIKKLRDSTSLFIIGNNSITNYETAQAMYSAGADMISVARAAMANPKLIKGLVSYTGDQQKQTGWYNAPSHICRGGDLRGLTWCCPPIKECPVHGALARANLSPEKFARIKLKFGEGTKLEKGSTTCFGSMVWCCKFNKPCYLREDSMAENKLDYKEYTALKKKLSEEIIRNIDKEKVVT
- a CDS encoding endonuclease III domain-containing protein, coding for MRDKKRDELLEIYRLLRNRFGHRNWWPADSSFEVIIGAILTQNVAWNNASKAIDGLKRANMLEPLALNERAAEEIAPLIKPSRFYNMKAMKIKNFMDFYYREYGGDLSVMSAESPAVLRKKLLAVKGLGQETADCILLYACGMPIFVVDAYTKRILQRYGIFKKEPSYEEAQRYFTENLPRDIELYNDFHAQIVQLGNCVCKTRPLCGSCPIAAVNGSKCRFTITTVHRSE
- a CDS encoding PAS domain S-box protein, which translates into the protein MVVIGQKHGEVIEKYHLIFNSVRDIILVFDMDGAILDANQAAVNAYGYSLEELLAMNIDMLRTPEERKMRREQWKLYGNGGLFESKYRCKDGTDFPAEISLRRLYMDGRQVMVAVVRDITERQQAEGELRRANRALQALSKCGNAVIHAVDETSLLSDVCQIIVETGGYRMAWIGYAEHDTAKTVKPVAQKGYESGYLENVQTTWADNEFGRGPAGTSIRTKAPHVVRNVLTDKDFVVWRDEAIKRGYASILGLPLMSEDRAFGALAIYSDRTDAFDPSEVILLSELANNLAYGIVSLRYRLQRSQAEKALRKSQFILAKAQEIAHVGNWAWNAQSNEMSWSDEVFRIFGFEPGSVRLTLDWYLSRIDPEDREKVEEFVRMIRDGNKLGSIDYRILLPDGSIRYITSVSDKIVRGPDGLVKWVYGINQDITERKLAEVEIKEAKDQAELYIDLMGHDINNMNLIGMSYLELAFQALELEGSLGPQYRTFIEKPYEAFKNSSRLIDNVIKLRQARAHDIRMEVLDLGRILDEVKARYSQVPERSVTLNAHYSHVRRYPVMANTLLVDVFENLIGNAIKHSEGALTIDIRMDSRKEGDAWYYAVTIEDNGPGIPDDMKANLFTRFRRGKTKAKGMGLGLFLVKMLVESFNGKIWMEDRIPGDFGKGSRFVVMLKAINE
- the tgtA gene encoding tRNA guanosine(15) transglycosylase TgtA, encoding MTDVFEITNKDLLGRTGRLYTPHGVVETPTVMPVINPNLRLIEPKELKRYGAQMLITNSYIIFKSERWHDKALKDGLHAMLDFDGPIMTDSGAFQLSVYGSVEVTNESIISFERDIGTDIGVPLDIPTPPDVPFGRARDELDITLERLAVAREYSGKMMLAGPVQGSTYPDLREEAGRRVYAMDFDIYPLGAVVPLMEAYRYRDLVDVVIRSKMGLGPAAPVHLFGAGHPMMLALAVALGCDLFDSAAYALYAKDGRYMTVDGTYHLSQLQHLPCSCPVCSGYSVKELMELDEKTRTGLLAEHNLYATFAELRLIRQSIADGDLMELVERRCRSHPKMLSGLKRMMDYSPYIEKSDPATKSTFFYLGPESCRRPEVYRHNELLNNLQVKGKALITTSRSIDRSGYDNVFYVKVPFGVYPDALGETYPIGQSENIDELECEARDATLENVLGFIIGHSEAEFTFAFTPSWESPVIARIGEVARVARLE
- a CDS encoding alpha/beta hydrolase, which codes for MGMEETILIDGINVSYRVEGKCEPLILLHGMAFSHDVWDKTIRQASKFFTIYAPDLPGFGCSDKPDVSYGLDFYVEFLKKFADTLKIHKCFIAGMSMGGEIAAAFAARYPDRVDRLVIVDANGFSPLIKGIRTLTVLGSPLYIRMFNSRSMLKNYMANMLYDTKALDEELIDKEWARMRDPAYRASLSKNSKYLSTVDEAFPGLIRGIKARTLIIWGKDDTILPVDDAYKFMESIPGSEVILIERCGHAPVLEKNEAFNKALLSFLAQVNMYYEAVAK
- a CDS encoding pyruvate kinase alpha/beta domain-containing protein translates to MITREIAYFEKPGPQNTDDTIRFAVKRAKELEIKYVVVASVSGETGVKAARAFKGTGVKVVVVGHHVGFSKPGARELQEPYIKELQALGAVIVEQTHALSGVERSISRRLGGVSRVEAIAEALRTLVSVGAKVAVECSIMAADGGQVPVDGSTEIIAMGGTYPGADTACVILPAHANNFFDMQIREFIAIPRKKTKE
- a CDS encoding DUF2797 domain-containing protein, with the protein product MRIIGYSSIDKALLTDTGTIDISDDIGLILRKRGCAGLWEGDKYVHCDSDAAPFCERCGGILPDPCVMCRGECTKREKTCTIEHSVYLAIFSPGLIKVGVSKTRRLETRLMEQGADIGLEIARFPDGELARKRERELAAKYPDRVTFENKVDGLSQTVNGETLRAIYGRYDADSILHFEYFREKPWMKPIVLEPHENMAVSGRVLGVKGQALVIEKGSTLYAINLDGLVGYDVEEGKGQVSLQTSLLEFNRQGEI